In the genome of Streptomyces sp. V2I9, one region contains:
- a CDS encoding bifunctional adenosylcobinamide kinase/adenosylcobinamide-phosphate guanylyltransferase: MELTLLGTGAPEGLPHPSCPCAVCASARGPWARAATALLVDDALLLDLTPGAVFAAARAGRSLGAVRQVLLTHPHDGPAVELPPTLPAPGRVPDGQVLTLISGHRVRAVAMDAPGTGYEVTSPEGERLLYLPPGAAPAGLPERVERPLDMVVCDVIGRPDAVARLRAAGAAGPTTDVIAVHLDHDAPPGPALDRRLAAAGARAVPDGTTLVVGEYHAVPDVPRRVLVTGGARSGKSVEAERRLETFPEVVYVATGGRRDGDPEWAARIGLHRERRPGAWRTEETCELAELLRADGPPLLIDCLSLWLTDAMDRVGAWEDERWHDGGGEAALRERVGELVAAVRGTRRPVVLVTNEVGSGVVPATSAGRRFRDELGRLNAAVAAECEQVLLVVAGQALVLRG, from the coding sequence GTGGAACTGACACTGCTCGGCACCGGAGCCCCCGAGGGGCTGCCGCACCCCTCCTGCCCCTGCGCGGTCTGCGCCTCGGCTCGCGGCCCGTGGGCGCGGGCCGCGACCGCGCTGCTGGTCGACGACGCGCTGCTGCTCGACCTCACACCGGGGGCCGTGTTCGCGGCCGCACGGGCGGGGCGTTCGCTGGGCGCCGTACGCCAGGTGCTGCTGACCCACCCCCACGACGGACCCGCCGTCGAACTGCCGCCCACACTGCCGGCCCCCGGGCGGGTGCCGGACGGTCAGGTCCTGACGCTGATCAGCGGGCACCGGGTGCGGGCGGTGGCGATGGATGCGCCGGGGACCGGGTACGAGGTGACGTCCCCGGAGGGCGAGCGGCTGCTGTACCTGCCGCCGGGGGCGGCGCCCGCCGGGCTGCCCGAGCGGGTGGAACGGCCGCTGGACATGGTCGTCTGCGATGTGATCGGACGGCCCGACGCGGTGGCGCGGCTGCGGGCAGCGGGGGCGGCGGGTCCGACGACCGACGTGATCGCGGTCCACCTGGACCACGACGCCCCGCCGGGCCCGGCCCTGGATCGGCGGCTGGCGGCGGCCGGGGCGCGGGCGGTGCCGGACGGGACGACGCTGGTGGTGGGTGAGTACCACGCGGTGCCGGACGTACCGCGCCGGGTGCTGGTGACGGGCGGCGCGCGGTCGGGGAAGTCGGTGGAGGCGGAGCGGCGCCTGGAGACGTTCCCGGAGGTGGTGTACGTGGCGACCGGTGGCCGCCGTGACGGGGACCCGGAGTGGGCGGCCCGGATCGGACTGCACCGGGAGCGCCGGCCGGGCGCCTGGCGGACCGAGGAGACCTGCGAACTGGCGGAGCTGCTGCGGGCGGACGGGCCGCCGCTGCTGATCGACTGCCTGTCGCTGTGGCTGACGGACGCGATGGACCGGGTGGGGGCCTGGGAGGACGAGCGCTGGCACGACGGGGGCGGCGAGGCGGCGTTGCGCGAGCGGGTCGGGGAGCTGGTCGCCGCGGTGCGCGGGACCCGGCGGCCGGTGGTGCTGGTGACCAACGAGGTGGGGTCGGGGGTGGTCCCGGCGACGTCGGCGGGGCGCCGGTTCCGGGACGAGCTGGGGCGGCTGAACGCGGCGGTGGCGGCGGAGTGCGAGCAGGTGCTGCTGGTGGTGGCGGGACAGGCGCTGGTGCTGCGGGGGTGA
- the cobT gene encoding nicotinate-nucleotide--dimethylbenzimidazole phosphoribosyltransferase — MNLDDFSDLIQRPDGGVRRDAEERRERLTVPPGALGRLDELGEWLSAAQQSVPVRAVQQPRLVLFAGDHGVAELGVSGRPAGSAHALVRAALDGTSPVAVLARQYAVPMRIVDVSLDCDPELLPESVVRHRVRRGSGRIDVEDAMSAEEAEQAVRLGMAVADEEADSGTDLVVLGDLSVGGTTAAATLVAALCGTDASVVTGRGGAGIDDLAWMRKCAAIRDALRRARPVLGDQLELLAASGGADLAAMTGFLLQSAVRRMPVILDGVVSAACALVAQRAAFRAPDWWLAGQTSGEPAQTKALDRMALTPLLDHGVTVGEGSGALLALPLVRAAAALAAELPEREPEKPVDGEDEEDTEPDEPEARSAAPGRA; from the coding sequence GTGAACCTGGACGACTTCTCCGACCTGATCCAACGCCCCGACGGGGGTGTGCGGCGCGATGCCGAGGAGCGGCGCGAGCGGCTGACCGTACCGCCGGGAGCGCTCGGGCGGCTCGACGAGTTGGGCGAGTGGCTCAGCGCCGCCCAGCAGTCCGTGCCGGTCAGGGCCGTCCAGCAGCCGCGCCTGGTGCTCTTCGCCGGTGACCACGGGGTGGCGGAGCTGGGCGTCTCCGGGCGGCCGGCGGGCAGCGCGCACGCGCTGGTGCGGGCCGCCCTCGACGGCACGAGCCCGGTCGCGGTGCTGGCCCGGCAGTACGCGGTGCCGATGCGGATCGTGGACGTCTCCCTGGACTGCGATCCGGAGCTGCTGCCCGAGTCCGTGGTCCGCCACCGGGTGCGGCGGGGATCGGGGCGCATCGACGTCGAGGACGCGATGAGCGCGGAGGAGGCCGAGCAGGCGGTCCGCCTGGGCATGGCCGTCGCCGACGAGGAGGCGGACTCCGGCACCGACCTGGTCGTCCTCGGCGACCTCAGCGTCGGCGGGACCACGGCCGCGGCCACCCTGGTCGCCGCGCTCTGCGGTACGGACGCCTCCGTGGTGACCGGGCGCGGTGGCGCCGGCATCGACGACCTGGCGTGGATGCGCAAGTGCGCGGCGATCCGGGACGCGTTGCGCCGGGCCCGGCCGGTGCTCGGTGACCAACTGGAGCTGCTGGCCGCCTCCGGCGGGGCGGACCTGGCGGCGATGACGGGGTTCCTGTTGCAGAGCGCGGTGCGCCGGATGCCGGTGATTCTGGACGGCGTGGTCTCGGCCGCCTGCGCGCTGGTGGCGCAGCGGGCCGCGTTCCGGGCGCCGGACTGGTGGCTGGCGGGCCAGACCAGCGGGGAGCCGGCGCAGACGAAGGCGCTGGACCGGATGGCGTTGACCCCGCTGCTGGACCACGGGGTGACGGTGGGCGAGGGCAGCGGCGCGCTGCTGGCCCTGCCCCTGGTGCGGGCCGCGGCGGCGCTGGCCGCCGAACTCCCCGAGCGTGAGCCGGAGAAGCCCGTGGACGGGGAGGACGAGGAAGACACGGAGCCCGACGAGCCCGAGGCGCGGTCCGCCGCTCCCGGCAGAGCCTGA
- a CDS encoding adenosylcobinamide-GDP ribazoletransferase — protein MTSLNSHGIRFAFGTLTVLPVRVSRWDRATARTGMLCAPLAGLVVGLLAAALGSLSLLAGSGPLLAAVASVAVPAALTRGLHLDGLADTADGLGSGKPAEDALRIMKQSDIGPFGVITLLLVLLAQVAVLFELYGEGWAHGALGAVVAAVAARLALTLASRQGVPPARPEGLGAAVASTVPVRWALLAAAVTTALCGAAGTVFGPYGALHHASAVLGALAAAELLLRHCVRRFGGVTGDVFGGVGETAATAALVVLALGA, from the coding sequence GTGACCTCCCTGAACAGCCACGGCATACGTTTCGCCTTCGGCACCCTGACCGTGCTCCCCGTCCGCGTGTCCCGCTGGGACCGCGCGACCGCCCGGACCGGGATGCTGTGCGCCCCGCTCGCGGGACTCGTCGTGGGGCTGCTCGCCGCCGCCCTCGGCTCGCTGTCGCTGCTCGCCGGCTCGGGGCCGCTGCTCGCGGCGGTGGCCTCCGTCGCGGTGCCCGCGGCCCTCACCCGAGGGCTGCACCTGGACGGTCTGGCGGACACGGCGGACGGCCTCGGCAGCGGCAAGCCGGCCGAGGACGCACTGCGGATCATGAAGCAGTCCGACATTGGGCCGTTCGGTGTCATCACGCTGCTCCTGGTCCTGCTGGCCCAGGTCGCGGTCCTCTTCGAGCTGTACGGGGAGGGCTGGGCGCACGGGGCGCTCGGGGCCGTCGTGGCGGCCGTCGCCGCCCGTCTCGCGCTGACCCTGGCGTCCCGTCAGGGGGTGCCGCCCGCCCGGCCGGAGGGGCTCGGGGCGGCGGTGGCGTCGACGGTCCCGGTCCGGTGGGCGCTGCTCGCGGCGGCGGTGACGACAGCACTGTGCGGGGCGGCGGGCACGGTGTTCGGTCCGTACGGGGCGCTGCACCACGCGTCGGCGGTGCTCGGGGCGCTCGCGGCGGCCGAACTGCTGCTGCGGCACTGCGTCCGGCGGTTCGGCGGGGTCACGGGGGACGTCTTCGGAGGCGTCGGGGAGACCGCGGCGACGGCGGCCCTGGTGGTGCTGGCGCTCGGGGCCTGA
- a CDS encoding leucyl aminopeptidase, with the protein MTALTLSTAGAATLRADALVVGVAKGAGPKTGLVLAPGSEAVDKAFDGKLAAVLETLGATGAEGELTKLPAASGLKAPVVVVVGLGPVPDKEDAYDGEALRRAAGTAARALSGAKKAGFALPAGTVEDAAAVAEGALLGAYAFTAYQGGENKLAPKGAKSEDSGPKQPLAEVVLLGGKARDKAYKAAVERALALAEEINRARDLINTPPNDLYPESFAAVATAAGKEHGIKVQVLDEKALVKGGYGGLLGVGQGSANGPRLVKLAYTHPKAEKTLALVGKGITYDSGGISLKPAGHNETMKCDMSGAAAVFAAVVTAARLGLKVNVTGWLALAENMPSGNATRPGDVLRMYSGKTVEVLNTDAEGRLVLADALTRASEEKPDAIVDVATLTGAMVLALGNRTFGIMANDDAFRTSIHEIADEVGEPSWPMPLPADLRKGMDSPTADIANMGERMGGGLVAGLFLKEFVGEGIAWAHLDIAGPAFHEGAPYGYTPKGGTGSAVRTLVRLAERTADGDLG; encoded by the coding sequence GTGACTGCTCTCACTCTCAGCACTGCCGGTGCGGCGACGCTGCGCGCCGACGCACTCGTCGTCGGCGTCGCCAAGGGCGCTGGGCCGAAGACGGGTCTGGTCCTCGCACCGGGCTCCGAGGCCGTGGACAAGGCGTTCGACGGAAAGCTCGCCGCCGTCCTGGAGACCCTCGGCGCCACCGGTGCCGAGGGCGAACTGACCAAGCTGCCCGCCGCGTCCGGCCTCAAGGCCCCGGTCGTCGTCGTGGTCGGCCTCGGTCCGGTCCCGGACAAGGAGGACGCGTACGACGGCGAGGCGCTGCGCCGCGCGGCGGGCACCGCCGCCCGAGCGCTGTCCGGCGCGAAGAAGGCGGGCTTCGCACTGCCCGCCGGCACGGTCGAGGACGCCGCCGCCGTCGCCGAGGGCGCGCTCCTGGGCGCGTACGCCTTCACCGCCTACCAGGGCGGCGAGAACAAGCTGGCCCCCAAGGGCGCGAAGTCCGAGGACAGCGGTCCGAAGCAGCCTCTCGCCGAGGTGGTCCTGCTCGGCGGCAAGGCGCGCGACAAGGCGTACAAGGCGGCCGTCGAGCGCGCCCTGGCGCTGGCCGAGGAGATCAACCGGGCCCGCGACCTGATCAACACCCCGCCGAACGACCTGTACCCCGAGTCCTTCGCCGCCGTGGCCACCGCCGCGGGCAAGGAGCACGGCATCAAGGTCCAGGTCCTCGACGAGAAGGCGCTCGTCAAGGGCGGCTACGGCGGTCTGCTCGGCGTCGGCCAGGGCTCGGCGAACGGCCCGCGCCTGGTGAAGCTCGCCTACACGCACCCCAAGGCGGAGAAGACCCTCGCCCTCGTGGGCAAGGGCATCACCTACGACTCGGGCGGCATCTCGCTCAAGCCGGCCGGCCACAACGAGACGATGAAGTGCGACATGAGCGGCGCCGCCGCCGTGTTCGCCGCCGTCGTCACGGCCGCCCGCCTGGGTCTGAAGGTCAACGTCACCGGCTGGCTGGCGCTGGCCGAGAACATGCCCTCCGGCAACGCCACCCGCCCCGGTGACGTACTGCGCATGTACAGCGGCAAGACCGTCGAGGTCCTCAACACCGACGCCGAGGGCCGCCTCGTCCTGGCCGACGCGCTGACCCGTGCCTCGGAGGAGAAGCCGGACGCGATCGTCGACGTGGCGACCCTGACCGGTGCGATGGTGCTGGCGCTCGGCAACCGCACCTTCGGCATCATGGCCAACGACGACGCCTTCCGTACGTCGATCCACGAGATCGCGGACGAGGTCGGCGAGCCGTCCTGGCCGATGCCGCTCCCCGCCGACCTGCGCAAGGGCATGGACTCCCCCACGGCCGACATCGCCAACATGGGCGAGCGCATGGGCGGCGGCCTGGTGGCCGGCCTGTTCCTGAAGGAGTTCGTGGGCGAGGGCATCGCCTGGGCGCACCTGGACATCGCGGGCCCGGCCTTCCACGAGGGCGCTCCGTACGGCTACACGCCCAAGGGCGGCACCGGTTCCGCGGTCCGCACCCTGGTGCGCCTCGCCGAGCGCACCGCCGACGGCGACCTCGGCTGA
- the lpdA gene encoding dihydrolipoyl dehydrogenase, with protein sequence MANDASTVFDLVILGGGSGGYAAALRGAQLGLDVALIEKGKVGGTCLHNGCIPTKALLHAGEIADQARESAQFGVKATFEGIDMEAVNKYKDDVISGLYKGLQGLIASRKVHYIEGEGKLSSPTSVDVNGQRVQGRHVLLATGSVPKSLPGLEIDGNRIISSDHALKLDRVPKSAIVLGGGVIGVEFASAWKSFGTEVTIVEGLKHLVPVEDENSSKLLERAFRKRGIKFNLGTFFDKAEYTQDGVRVTLADGKTFEAEVLLVAIGRGPVSQGLGYEEQGVAMDRGYVLVDEYMQTNVPTISAVGDLVPTLQLAHVGFAEGILVAERLAGLKTVPVDYDGVPRVTYCHPEVASVGITEAKAKEIYGADKVVALKYNLAGNGKSKILKTAGEIKLVQVKDGAVVGVHMVGDRMGEQVGEAQLIYNWEALPAEVAQLIHAHPTQNEAMGEAHLALAGKPLHAHD encoded by the coding sequence GTGGCGAACGACGCCAGCACCGTTTTCGACCTAGTGATCCTCGGCGGTGGCAGTGGCGGTTACGCCGCGGCCCTGCGCGGAGCGCAGCTGGGCCTGGACGTCGCCCTGATCGAGAAGGGCAAGGTCGGCGGCACCTGCCTGCACAACGGCTGCATTCCCACGAAGGCGCTGCTGCACGCGGGCGAGATCGCGGACCAGGCCCGCGAGTCGGCCCAGTTCGGCGTGAAGGCCACCTTCGAGGGCATCGACATGGAGGCCGTCAACAAGTACAAGGACGACGTGATCTCGGGCCTGTACAAGGGTCTCCAGGGTCTCATCGCCTCGCGCAAGGTCCACTACATCGAGGGCGAGGGCAAGCTCTCCTCCCCCACCTCGGTGGACGTGAACGGCCAGCGTGTCCAGGGCCGCCACGTGCTGCTGGCGACCGGCTCCGTGCCGAAGTCGCTGCCCGGCCTGGAGATCGACGGCAACCGGATCATCTCCTCGGATCACGCGCTGAAGCTCGACCGCGTCCCGAAGTCCGCGATCGTGCTGGGCGGCGGCGTCATCGGCGTCGAGTTCGCCTCCGCGTGGAAGTCCTTCGGCACCGAGGTCACCATCGTCGAGGGCCTCAAGCACCTGGTCCCGGTCGAGGACGAGAACAGCTCCAAGCTCCTCGAGCGCGCGTTCCGCAAGCGCGGCATCAAGTTCAACCTCGGCACCTTCTTCGACAAGGCCGAGTACACCCAGGACGGCGTCCGCGTGACGCTCGCCGACGGCAAGACCTTCGAGGCGGAGGTGCTGCTGGTAGCGATCGGCCGCGGCCCGGTCTCGCAGGGCCTCGGTTACGAGGAGCAGGGCGTCGCGATGGACCGCGGCTACGTCCTGGTGGACGAGTACATGCAGACCAACGTCCCGACGATCTCGGCGGTGGGCGACCTCGTCCCGACCCTCCAGCTCGCCCACGTCGGCTTCGCCGAGGGCATCCTGGTCGCCGAGCGCCTCGCCGGTCTCAAGACCGTCCCGGTCGACTACGACGGCGTGCCGCGGGTGACGTACTGCCACCCCGAGGTCGCCTCCGTCGGCATCACCGAGGCCAAGGCCAAGGAGATCTACGGCGCGGACAAGGTCGTCGCCCTCAAGTACAACCTCGCGGGCAACGGCAAGAGCAAGATCCTGAAGACCGCGGGCGAGATCAAGCTCGTCCAGGTCAAGGACGGTGCCGTGGTCGGCGTCCACATGGTGGGCGACCGCATGGGCGAGCAGGTCGGCGAAGCCCAGCTGATCTACAACTGGGAGGCGCTGCCCGCCGAGGTCGCCCAGCTCATCCACGCACACCCGACGCAGAACGAGGCGATGGGCGAGGCTCACCTGGCGCTGGCCGGCAAGCCCCTCCACGCCCACGACTGA